The Saccharopolyspora gloriosae genome has a segment encoding these proteins:
- a CDS encoding ABC transporter ATP-binding protein encodes MSPAVSAEANDDGQVASVRDVYKSFGSFQVMNGLSLDFKPRAITTILGPSGTGKSVLLKHMVGLLEPDSGTVSVFGQDIWRIEERERAKLRKRFGVLFQDGALFGSMNVYDNVAFPLRKHTDMSEKDVGEIVNYRLKEVGLEAAWKKFPNEISGGMKKRAGFARALVLNPEIVLFDEPDSGLDPVRTSLLNDVILKIHSEDRGTYVVVTHDIRTAKKVSDYVGLIWQGRVVYYGPAAEAFSSDDPFVRQFLAGDSVGPLGMD; translated from the coding sequence CGCGGTGAGTGCCGAAGCGAACGACGACGGACAGGTCGCATCGGTCCGCGACGTGTACAAGTCCTTCGGTTCCTTCCAGGTCATGAACGGTCTGAGCCTGGACTTCAAACCGCGCGCGATCACCACGATCCTCGGCCCCTCGGGTACCGGGAAGAGCGTTCTGCTCAAGCACATGGTGGGCCTGCTGGAACCGGATTCCGGAACGGTCAGCGTGTTCGGGCAGGACATCTGGCGAATCGAGGAGCGGGAACGCGCCAAGCTGCGCAAGCGCTTCGGCGTTCTGTTCCAGGACGGGGCGCTGTTCGGCTCCATGAACGTGTACGACAATGTGGCGTTCCCGCTTCGCAAGCACACCGACATGTCCGAGAAGGATGTCGGCGAGATCGTCAACTACCGGCTCAAAGAGGTCGGTCTGGAAGCGGCGTGGAAGAAGTTTCCCAACGAGATCTCGGGCGGGATGAAGAAGCGCGCCGGCTTCGCCAGGGCGCTGGTGCTGAATCCGGAGATCGTACTGTTCGACGAGCCGGACTCGGGTCTCGACCCGGTCCGTACCAGCTTGCTCAACGACGTGATTCTCAAGATCCACAGTGAGGATCGCGGCACCTACGTCGTGGTCACCCACGACATCAGGACGGCGAAGAAGGTGAGTGATTACGTCGGCCTGATCTGGCAGGGGCGTGTCGTGTACTACGGCCCGGCGGCGGAAGCGTTCTCTTCGGACGATCCGTTCGTGCGGCAATTCCTCGCCGGGGACTCGGTCGGCCCATTGGGAATG